The Marinicella rhabdoformis region AAATCATTGACTCTAAGCGATTTTTTGCTTGGTCATTTTTTAATAATAACTGGGATTTTTCAGTATTTATGGTCAATAGTTTTTCTTTCAACAGGTTATTCTCTGTCTGGCATTTTTGAAATGCTTCAATTAATTGACTGACTGATGCTTCTAATAGTTCAATGTCTTTCATGACGTCCAAAATTAACAAATACGGGCTCAAATACTATAGGGTTTTATGAAATCAAGGTCAACAAATAGATGAGAAATAATGCCCAAGTTTTTGAAAAATATCATAAAATATGGCCATTTGTTAAGAGAGTGTACATGATACCTTATCAACCTTTTGCAGAACACCTTAAAAAGTTACAAGTTTTGGCCTCGCCAAGTGAATTACAAGCGCATGCTACAGGAATGTTATGTGTCAATCAGTCGATGGATTACAAAATGTGGTCTAAATGGGTGATTAATGAATATTGTGTAGATGGTCAGGCTGGTGAGGGGTTGGACATGGTTTTATCTGCAGTGTTTGATCATACAAAAGACATGTTAAATAAAGAGGACTATTCGTATTCTTTGCTTTTACCCGAGGATGAGCCCAGTATATCAGCCCGTTTAGGGGTTTTGTCTGAGTGGGTAACGACTTTTTTGTCGGCTTTGGGTTTGGCAGGTTATTCAGGAAAAGAGCATGTTTCGAAAGAAGTAGTGGAATTTGTTGAAGATTTGGATAAAATTGCGCGGGTTGAACAGACAGCAGAAGATACCGAGGGTGAAGAATTAGACCTCATGGAGATAGTTGAATATGTCCGAACCGGTGTGATGATGTTAAGCGCGGAGTTGAATCAATTGAAACCCGCCAATAACACCATAAATTAAGACTGTAGATACTGTTTCAATTGGATGTTCAGATTTGTTGTAAAGAAGACCTCAGGAAAAAGCTTTGGCAACCAGTCTCAGGACGAAAATAATTATCAAATCGCTTGCATCTGAAGACGGAATTAAGTACCATTCCCGCTCTTTGTAAATGGCGGTGCTTCAAAACATGATTTTTGGGGCCAAAACCACGGGTAAAAACAACAGAATAATATGAAAACATTTAGCGCAAAAGCAGAAGAAATCAACCGCGAATGGTTTTTGATTGACGCAGAAGGAAAAACATTGGGTCGCATGGCATCTGAGATTGCCTTGAGATTGCGTGGCAAACATAAACCTGAATTCACACCTCATGTAGACACAGGTGATTACATTGTTGTCGTGAATGCGGAAAAATTGCATGTCACTGGTAACAAATTAAATGACAAAATGTACCATCACCACACAGGTTATGTAGGTAACTTAAAATCTATCGCATTGAAAGATTTGTTAGCCAAACACCCTGAAAGAGTGATTGAGAAAGCAGTCAAAGGCATGTTGCCAAAAAATAGCTTGGGTCGCCAAATGTACCGCAAGTTGAAAGTTTATTCAGGTTCTGAGCATCCACATGCTGCACAAGAACCTAAAGTATTAGATATTTAAAGGTTTATTATGGCTAATCAACAGTATTACGGAACAGGCAGAAGAAAATCTTCATCAGCTCGTGTTTTCATCACTCCAGGCAGTGGTAAGATTGTCATTAATGACAAAGACATCAGCGAATATTTCAGCAGAGAAACTGCGCGCATGGTTGCAAGACAGCCTTTAGAAGTGCTTGGTATGGCTGATCAATTTGATATTAAATGTACAGTTGTCGGTGGTGGAACTACTGGCCAAGCTGGCGCCATCAGATTAGGTCTTTCTCGTGCATTATTGGAGACTGATGAAACATTACGTCCTCAATTGAAAGAATACTCATTCTTGACACGTGATGCGAGAAAAGTGGAAAGAAAGAAAGTCGGTTTGCGAAAAGCCCGTCGTTCTGTACAGTTCTCGAAACGTTAATTCGTCGAGTACATGTATTCAAAAGGCCGGTATTTACCGGCCTTTTTTGTATTTAAAATTTGAGGTAATGAGTATGACTAATAATAAATTAATTTGGATAGCAGGCGCGTTGTTGATTAATGGGTCTGTGCATGCAGCAGATAATGACGCAGAAGGAAAAGGTACTGTTTGGTCTGGTAAAGGGCAGCTTGGCTTTTCAATGGCTTCAGGGAATTCAGATTCAGACAATTTGAACGGCTCTGTTGAATTAAAAATTGAAAGTGAAAAGTGGGTGAATCAATCGAAATTAGAAGCCCAGTATGCTTCATCTGATGGTGAAACGACAACTGATCGCTTTGTCTTCAGTGGTAAGACAGGTTATAAGTGGAGAGATGCTGATCATTTCTTCTATGCTTCTCGTTATGAAAATGATGATTTTTCTGGCTACGATTACACCATGTCAGCTTCTGTTGGCTGGGGACATAAGTTTTTTGAGTCTGATAAAAGTAAATTATTAACTGAGTTGGCTTTGGGTTATAAGGTGCAAGCGGTTGATGCTGATCGCTCAGAGGTCAGTGGGGCAATCTTGGTGGGTAAGATGGATTACATGCGTCAATTAACTGAAACAACCAAATTTGAAGATGTGCTGTTGATTGAGTCGGGCTCTGATAACACTTACATTCAAAATGACATGGGCGTGGCCTTGAAAGTTAATGAAGCCTTTGCGGTCAAATTAAACTACCAGTACAGGCACAACACAGATGTTCCTGCAGGTAAAGAAAAGACAGATGAGTTGATTTCAGCGAATTTGGTTTATGACTTTTGAAAATTAAAGTTTAAAACAAGCCCGCATAAAAGCGGGCTTTTTTTGTCCTGGAAAATTATGACAGTGTGATTTTAGCAAATTTTCTTTTGCCTACTTGGAATACACCTTCAGTACCAGCAGGAAAAGATTGTTTGGGGTCGGTTAATTTTTCACCGTTCAATTTAACAGCACCTTGTTTGGTCATGCGCATGGCATCAGAAGTACTTGAACATAACCCTGAGTTTTTAAGTATGTGTGCCAAACCCATTTCTCCACCTTCTGTGGTTAATGTGATTTCGTCAATGTCATCGGGTAAAGCACCTTTTTGAAACTGTGCTTTGAAACCTGCCAGTGCTTGTTCTGCAGCTTCTTTGCTGTGGAACCGTTCAATGATTTCTAAAGCCAATTCAAATTTGGCATCTCGTGGGTTCTTTCCAGCTTCAACCTCAGCTTTGAGTTGGGCTAAATGTTCATTAGATTTAAAGCTTAACAAGTCAAAGTAACGCCACATCAAGTCATCAGAAATGGACATGATTTTGCCAAACATTTCTTGTGGCGCTTCATCAATACCAATATAGTTACCCAGTGATTTAGACATTTTCTGTATGCCATCTAAGCCTTCTAATAAAGGCATAGTGATAACAATTTGAGGGTCCTGTCCTGCTTGGTTTTGCAAATGCCTGCCCATCAATAAATTGAACTTTTGATCTGTGCCACCGAGCTCCACATCAGCCTCAAGTGCCACAGAATCATAGCCTTGAACTAACGGGTACATGAATTCGTGGATGGCAATCGGTTGACCCGATTTGTAGCGTTTATCGAAGTCATCACGTTCTAGCATGCGTGCAACAGTGTATTGAGACGTTAATTGAATCATGTCTGCAGCGGTCATTTTGCCAAACCAATTTGAATTGAATTCAATGATGGTTTTGTCTTTATCTAAGACTTTGTAAATTTGTTCTTGATATGTTTCGGCATTTTCTAAAACTTGTTCGCGGGTCAAAGGCTTTCTGGTGACATTTTTCCCTGTAGGGTCTCCAATCATTCCAGTAAAGTCTCCAATCAAAAATATCACATCATGTCCTAAGTCTTGGAATTGACGCATTTTATTTATGAGAACCGTATGACCAATATGCAAATCGGGTGCTGTTGGATCAAAGCCTGCTTTGATTCTGAGCTTTTTGCCGGTCTTGAGTTTCTTTTCCAGTTCTTCTAGTTTGATGACTTCATCTGCGCCACGGCAAATCAAATCCAGTGCATCTTGTACTGACATGTTGTTAAAATCGTTAAAAAGGGGTTAATTCTACTCAAATTAGCATGAATTTAGAACCACAATTGATTCACAGAGGCAAAAAATCATCTATAATTCGTTTCAGTTAATTGTTGAGAAAGAACCATTAAAACGCATGCCATCCGTAAAAGTGCTTCAAAAAGCCAATCTTTCACGTTGTCTGCTGTTCCTGCAAAGAAAATAGCAGGCCAGGCTTTTTCGTTGATAAAAAAAATCACAAATAAAAAAGCTGTGGTGGTAGCCGCTGCCATATTTTCATTTGTTGCCATCAATGACATGTTAACTGTCGAAGCAGAAGCAAAAGTGCCAAAGGCTGATGTTTCAGCGCAAATTGAATTGCCTTCTATGCCTTTATTGAGTTTTTCTGAAGCTGGACTGATTGGTCAAGAGCAATTTGAAACACTGAATCATAAAGTTAAAAAAGGCCAAACCATGTCTGGTATCTTTACTGACTTAGGGTTGTCTCAAGCGTTGTTGTTAAAAATCATTAAACACAATGAAGACGGTAAAAGGTTGACTAAGGTTATGCCTGGCACGGTTCT contains the following coding sequences:
- a CDS encoding TIGR02449 family protein; this encodes MKDIELLEASVSQLIEAFQKCQTENNLLKEKLLTINTEKSQLLLKNDQAKNRLESMISRLKTLEQSA
- a CDS encoding UPF0149 family protein produces the protein MIPYQPFAEHLKKLQVLASPSELQAHATGMLCVNQSMDYKMWSKWVINEYCVDGQAGEGLDMVLSAVFDHTKDMLNKEDYSYSLLLPEDEPSISARLGVLSEWVTTFLSALGLAGYSGKEHVSKEVVEFVEDLDKIARVEQTAEDTEGEELDLMEIVEYVRTGVMMLSAELNQLKPANNTIN
- the rplM gene encoding 50S ribosomal protein L13, encoding MKTFSAKAEEINREWFLIDAEGKTLGRMASEIALRLRGKHKPEFTPHVDTGDYIVVVNAEKLHVTGNKLNDKMYHHHTGYVGNLKSIALKDLLAKHPERVIEKAVKGMLPKNSLGRQMYRKLKVYSGSEHPHAAQEPKVLDI
- the rpsI gene encoding 30S ribosomal protein S9 is translated as MANQQYYGTGRRKSSSARVFITPGSGKIVINDKDISEYFSRETARMVARQPLEVLGMADQFDIKCTVVGGGTTGQAGAIRLGLSRALLETDETLRPQLKEYSFLTRDARKVERKKVGLRKARRSVQFSKR
- a CDS encoding DUF481 domain-containing protein, with the protein product MTNNKLIWIAGALLINGSVHAADNDAEGKGTVWSGKGQLGFSMASGNSDSDNLNGSVELKIESEKWVNQSKLEAQYASSDGETTTDRFVFSGKTGYKWRDADHFFYASRYENDDFSGYDYTMSASVGWGHKFFESDKSKLLTELALGYKVQAVDADRSEVSGAILVGKMDYMRQLTETTKFEDVLLIESGSDNTYIQNDMGVALKVNEAFAVKLNYQYRHNTDVPAGKEKTDELISANLVYDF
- the tyrS gene encoding tyrosine--tRNA ligase → MSVQDALDLICRGADEVIKLEELEKKLKTGKKLRIKAGFDPTAPDLHIGHTVLINKMRQFQDLGHDVIFLIGDFTGMIGDPTGKNVTRKPLTREQVLENAETYQEQIYKVLDKDKTIIEFNSNWFGKMTAADMIQLTSQYTVARMLERDDFDKRYKSGQPIAIHEFMYPLVQGYDSVALEADVELGGTDQKFNLLMGRHLQNQAGQDPQIVITMPLLEGLDGIQKMSKSLGNYIGIDEAPQEMFGKIMSISDDLMWRYFDLLSFKSNEHLAQLKAEVEAGKNPRDAKFELALEIIERFHSKEAAEQALAGFKAQFQKGALPDDIDEITLTTEGGEMGLAHILKNSGLCSSTSDAMRMTKQGAVKLNGEKLTDPKQSFPAGTEGVFQVGKRKFAKITLS